Proteins from one Esox lucius isolate fEsoLuc1 chromosome 19, fEsoLuc1.pri, whole genome shotgun sequence genomic window:
- the LOC105018390 gene encoding cytosolic carboxypeptidase 2, whose amino-acid sequence MCPALKTDTKILRTSEDPCEKLILHHLQRYGLFTAREDSSGGNFCSQRRQRNVLHFDSIHSKTQSPESNDYNLETEEPEPGRRSSALHLGQALRTRQLVIDYDRGRAIPRLREPLDLFAIPSPSSPFQGIRWPIECEVIKETMHHIEWDPPEPEPFYQPTGHERTPMPVGEEKGNVVYYIDPATKTPYFTYSRMGGCRGPISKSTAGGPHQEQSNLAFESRFESGNLQKAVQVGVHDYELTLRTDMYTNKHTQWFYFRVRNMKVGVTYRFTIVNMMKASSLYCLGMKPLLYSERAAWEKGEGWRRIGSNIRYYRNQHHHAEQDSATKKSLHSLTWTCQFPYDSDTCFLAHCYPYTYSHLQRHLSRLTSDPATSAYCKLRVLCRSLAGNTVHVLTVTSPEGGWAERSARKAVVVTARVHPGETNGSWMMQGFLDFLLGESDDARLLRETFVFKVVPMLNPDGVVVGNYRCSLAGRDLNRNYKTLLRDSFPCVWHTRNMVKRLMAERDVVLYCDFHGHSRKNNVFMYGCANSDDPTQRLRERIFPLMMSKNAADKFSFRSCKFRVQKSKEGTGRIVMWRLGIRNSYTMESTFGGSTLGNRKGTHFTMRDLKSLGYYFCDTLLDYCDPDPTKTSHCLAELGAMLRQQVRERLGRETDSDGLVSVSISDIESSTSGSNSTESDGLPVHLLNPADKTQAKKKHLRSRKDRNKLREKRVSKKVHHRNIQNIDRVLPTDDMAEVSVQEDTVAVVRDNPREKVPFVVNGQLGHTWIPHPTTHVGVLGHVTLWQEELPEKNEYLQAVNAAYLCSRSRTHPTQPPITEEQRQCHSHQLQFGSFQPPSLSAPQRRPQSVMAIQQRGLSVPVPTTRIMVHTTPIQQKPMPFSPEHRTSVGLRGKLPLFHNHRQLRVVHGLPSQGLQPNRSSHFYPSKSRHQQRQGHAAPVSIHYYMPEALTFNTESLGAQWKSPEKENKKGESESDAVPVSEQERGGLPGAFEKPLSKPGTDGNSFLSDLRHIKRKSHGHQWGDQPGAAVHRPVLLKTVSLRGEAGRCVSVGDGAAVSVNNHRPAQKTLQVEDIGVPPKMSWTTKTQTKHAPLQQDTLQRLEKLSLDRSSRFLSSGVGAEAGLKERMIARASGYNPPPSTAPLSGEPGRDKLPSARQQI is encoded by the exons ATGTGCCCAGCTttgaagacagacacaaagataCTG AGGACATCAGAGGATCCCTGTGAGAAATTAATCCTGCACCACTTACAGCGCTATGGACTCTTTACAG CCAGAGAGGATAGTTCTGGAGGAAACTTCTGTAGccaaaggagacagagaaatgtCCTCCACTTTGACTCCATCCACTCAAAGACTCAGTCCCCTGAAAGCAATGACTACAACTTGGAGACTGAGGAACCAGAGCCTGGCAGGAGGTCAT CCGCCTTGCACCTAGGACAAGCCCTCAGGACTAGGCAGCTGGTCATAGATTATGACAGGGGACGTGCCATCCCCAGGCTCAGAGAGCCCTTGGATCTGTTTGccattccctctccctccagccCCTTCCAGGGGATCCGATGGCCCATCGAGTGTGAGGTCATCAAGGAAACCATGCACCACATAG AGTGGGACCCTCCAGAACCAGAGCCATTCTACCAGCCCACAGGTCATGAGCGAACTCCCATGCCTgttggagaggagaaaggaaatGTGGTATACTACATTGACCCAG CCACAAAGACGCCCTACTTTACTTACTCTCGCATGGGGGGTTGCCGGGGGCCCATCAGCAAGTCCACCGCCGGTGGCCCTCATCAGGAGCAGTCCAACCTGGCCTTTGAGTCACGCTTTGAGAGTGGCAATCTGCAGAAAGCAGTTCAAGT CGGTGTCCATGACTACGAGCTTACCCTGCGCACTGACATgtacaccaacaaacacacacagtggttcTACTTCAGAGTCAGGAACATGAAGGTGGGGGTCACCTATCGCTTCACCATAGTAAACATGATGAAGGCTAGCAGTCTGTACTGCCTGGGCATGAAGCCCCTGCTTTACTCTGAGAGAGCCGCatgggagaagggagagggctGGCGCCGGATTGGCTCCAACATCAGGTACTACCGCAACCAGCACCACCATGCTGAGCAGGACAGCGCCACCAAAAAGTCCCTCCACTCCCTCACCTGGACCTGCCAGTTCCCCTATGACTCTGACACTTGCTTCCTGGCCCACTGCTACCCGTACACCTACTCCCACCTGCAGCGCCACCTCAGCCGCCTGACCTCCGACCCGGCTACCTCCGCCTACTGCAAGCTGCGGGTTCTGTGTCGCAGCCTGGCCGGCAACACCGTGCATGTGCTGACTGTGACGTCACCGGAAGGCGGGTGGGCAGAGCGGAGTGCCAGAAAGGCGGTGGTGGTAACAGCCAGGGTGCACCCTGGGGAGACCAATGGTTCCTGGATGATGCAAGGCTTCCTGGATTTTCTGCTGGGAGAGTCGGACGATGCAAGGCTGCTGAGGGAGACCTTTGTTTTCAAG GTTGTGCCCATGCTGAATCCAGACGGTGTGGTGGTGGGGAACTACCGCTGCTCTCTGGCCGGCAGGGACCTGAACAGGAACTACAAGACCCTGCTGAGAGACTCCTTCCCCTGTGTCTGGCACACCCGGAACATGGTCAAGAG GCTGATGGCTGAAAGGGATGTGGTCCTGTATTGTGACTTCCATGGTCACAGTCGCAAGAACAACGTGTTCATGTACGGCTGTGCCAACAGCGATGACCCCACGCAGCGGCTCCGTGAGAGAATCTTCCCTCTCATGATGAGTAAGAACGCCGCTGACAAG TTCTCATTCAGGAGCTGTAAGTTCAGGGTTCAGAAGAGTAAAGAGGGAACGGGACGCATCGTCATGTGGAGACTAGGCATCAGGAACAGCTACACCATGGAATCGACTTTTGGAGGCTCTACTCTGG GGAACAGGAAAGGGACTCATTTCACCATGCGGGACTTGAAGTCTCTGGGGTACTACTTCTGTGACACACTGCTGGACTATTGTGATCCAGACCCAACCAAG accaGTCACTGCCTGGCTGAGTTGGGTGCAATGCTGAGACAGCAGGTCAGAGAGAGGCTGGGCCGGGAAACTGACTCTGATGGATTAGTCAGTGTCTCCATTTCTGACATTGAGTCCAG CACCAGTGGCTCCAACAGCACAGAGTCTGATGGCCTGCCTGTTCATCTACTGAACCCAGCTGACAAA ACCCAAGCAAAGAAGAAGCACCTGAGAAGTCGTAAGGACAGAAACAAACTAAGAGAGAAGAGAGTCAGCAAGAAGGTCCACCACAGGAACATCCAGAACATT GACCGCGTGCTACCCACTGATGACATGGCGGAGGTGAGTGTGCAGGAGGACACCGTGGCTGTAGTCAGAGACAACCCgagagagaag GTGCCCTTTGTGGTGAATGGTCAATTAGGACACACCTGGATACCTCATCCCACCACTCACGTCGGAGTCCTAGGCCATGTGACCCTCTGGCAGGAGGAGTTGCCGGAAAAG AATGAATACCTGCAGGCTGTGAATGCTGCATACCTGTGTAGTAGATCCCGTACTCACCCAACTCAGCCACCTATCACAG AGGAGCAGCGACAGTGTCACAGTCACCAGCTGCAGTTTGGCTCCTTCCAACCTCCGTCCCTCTCTGCCCCTCAGCGACGCCCCCAATCGGTCATGGCCATACAGCAACGCGGCCTCTCTGTGCCGGTTCCCACCACGAGGATCATGGTTCACACCACCCCGATCCAGCAAAAGCCCATGCCCTTCAGCCCTGAACACAGAACCAGCGTTGGGCTGAGGG GGAAGCTGCCTCTTTTCCACAATCATAG GCAGTTAAGGGTCGTCCATGGGTTGCCTTCACAAGGCCTGCAGCCCAACCGCTCCTCCCACTTCTACCCATCCAAGTCCCGCCACCAGCAGAGACAAGGTCACGCAGCCCCAGTCTCTATACACTACTACATGCCAGAGGCCCTAACCTTCAACACAGAGTCCCTGGGGGCCCAATGGAAAAGcccagaaaaagaaaacaaaaaaggtgaATCAGAATCAGATGCTGTGCCTGTGAGTGAGCAGGAACGGGGAGGACTTCCGGGAGCCTTCGAAAAACCCCTGAGTAAACCTGGGACAGATGGCAACTCCTTCTTGTCAGACCTGAGGCACATCAAAAGGAAAAG CCATGGCCACCAGTGGGGTGACCAGCCAGGGGCTGCAGTACACAGGCCGGTCCTGTTAAAGACAGTGTCACTGAGGGGGGAGGcaggcaggtgtgtgtctgttggagaTGGAGCAGCAGTGAGTGTGAACAACCACCG ACCGGCCCAGAAGACCTTGCAAGTAGAGGACATAGGTGTTCCACCAAAGATGTCCTGGACCACCAAAACCCAGACCAAACACGCCCCCCTGCAGCAAGACACTTTACAGAGACTTGAGAAACTCAGCCTGGACAGGTCTTCTAGGTTCCTCTCCAGTGGGGTAGGAGCTGAGGCAGGTCTGAAGGAGAGGATGATTGCCAGAGCATCAGGGTATAACCCTCCTCCCAGTACAGCACCTTTGAGTGGAGAACCAGGCAGGGACAAATTGCCAAGTGCAAGACAGCAAATATGA
- the tmem17 gene encoding transmembrane protein 17B, which translates to MELPEPIRRRLGDFSRTVFVDQTRAQPSPEDHVRFLGHNSEVVSSLPLQMSLFFNMSFFPLWWISEVVMLHLKYPVLPDYYKFILITIVILMTLIEAIRLYLGYTGNLQEKVPELAGFWLLSLLLQFPLILFQLFNQAILIQPLERGVHIVLAVFILTQAISGFAALRGMVRHTESHFHLRQFDGIQELRAA; encoded by the exons ATGGAGCTCCCAGAGCCGATCAGAAGACGTTTAGGAGACTTCTCCAGAACAGTGTTTGTTGATCAAACCCGTGCTCAACCATCTCCGGAAGATCATGTCAGGTTTTTGGGGCACA ACAGCGAGGTCGTTTCCAGTCTGCCTCTCCAGATGTCTCTGTTCTTCAACATGTCGTTTTTCCCACTGTGGTGGATCAGCGAGGTGGTGATGCTTCACCTTAAG tATCCAGTGCTTCCTGACTACTATAAGTTCATACTCATCACCATTGTAATTCTGATGACTCTTATAGAGGCTATCAGGCTCTACCTGGGTTATACAGGAAATTTACAAGAAAAG GTCCCAGAGCTGGCCGGCTTCTGGCTTCTGAGCCTTTTGCTGCAGTTTCCTTTAATTTTGTTCCAGCTCTTCAACCAAGCCATTCTGATCCAACCTCTTGAGAGAGGGGTTCACATTGTATTGGCTGTATTCATTCTCACACAG GCAATATCTGGCTTTGCAGCTTTGCGGGGAAtggtcagacacacagaaagcCACTTTCACCTCAGACAGTTTGATGGGATTCAGGAGCTGAGGGCGGCCTGA